Within Dermatophagoides farinae isolate YC_2012a chromosome 8, ASM2471394v1, whole genome shotgun sequence, the genomic segment TGATCGGGACCATAAAGCCAAAGTACCTGTTGTAAtccttgtttgtttgcttctTTTTGCACTAACATTGTTGGTGCATAATTAGAGCCTAGCTTACGATCACCAGAACCACCTTGCCAAGCTCGAACATATTTTGGATCAGCTAGTAATGATACAGGCTTGAAACCTGTACTGAAATATGGGCCTACTGGTCCAGTAACGACGAATAGTATGCATTTAGTTGCAGGCGAAACTCCTAAAGCTTCATCCGTTGCTATCATTGTTGGTCGAATGTAAAGCGAAGCATTCGATTCATATGGTGGCAcccattcatcatcgatgattaacaattttttcatgagCTCAATTAATTGTTGACCATCGAAATCTGGTAGACAAACTCGAGCTGCCGAAAGACGCATACGtttcatattcaattcagGCCTAAAGATTCGAATGCGACCATCGAGTCCTCGATAGGCTTTCATTCCTTCGAAAATCTAAATGTTAAAAGATGATAACATAAGAATGGAATGATAATGGACACATACTTCAGGAGCGTAATGAAAAACTTTGGCGAATGGATGTAAGCAGAATGGATGAACAGGAACGATTCTTGGTGTTTGCCAGCCATCACTTTGGTTCCAATGAATTTCGACCATGTGATCGGAACAATGTTGACCAAACACCAGATTGTTCCAATCTGGCTTTTCCGATCGATCTTTTGAATCCAAAATCTCGACAATAGCATCGGTTGCCTTTTAATGATTAAATGCAATATATAATTTGTTAATATACATACAATATATTAATGGTTTTAATATTGATCACCTTAAAAGAATTTGGACAAGGTTCCagttgaatttgattataatgaacttgattggaaaattttcgacATGATAGTAATAGCTGCTGTTTTTTCAAAGATGACTCGTCATTTAGCCAAAATCTTGGTGATGAATGCAAAAAGTTTGAGGATTCTTTGTAAACTATGGAATGATTACAATTATGGTTAATCACTGTCATTATGTTGGTTGTTGATCTGAATAAATATTGTCGAATTCGCCTTACAATGATTGTAGacgttgatgaaaattgtgtagacaaaatcatttttgaatcaattgttttttttttatttttaaaacaaacaattttcactCATATAACAGCCAGTGGCCAAAATTGATTCGTTGATTTGTTTAtagaattatttgattgattatagaATTGTATAATGTGGCTCATTGcctttttttactttctttttttcgatcgTATTGAAATATCCgacattcaaacaatttcGAATAAGTTGTAAATGTAGATCACCTTAATAGCCCGAATGAAAGATGTTTGGTATCAAGAGAGTATCATAATGTTTGTCAGCAAGTTAGTTTAGAAAGTgattgcaatcatcatcatcacaatcatcgtCGTTTGATTCATCCATATCCAAATTCGCTGTTCGGATTGATTTCAAAGGTAAACaagatgttcatcatcatacacataCATGATCCACTATCAAGACTTGGATGCTACTGCTAGCTTGTCTTTTCCATTATCTATCTCGTGTTAGTTCATTTAATGACGacattctcatcattttgattatcatttaacATCGATGATTttccaagaaaaattttcagcaTATACACAAAGCGATAAAATCGCCTCGAACTTTAGCAGTcattttgatccattttttttttaaatttctcCTTACCATAAGTAAATGTGAAAGTTGAATGACACattaaatgatttgaatgaaatccTGCATTTAATGCAATGTGGAacatatttttaattttttcaaattttgaagGTTGCCATTTTATACAACAATTTATGTGTGATTAATTATGAAACGAATTGGCATCTTGATCATGTTTCAAGGCAATCAAGATGAATAATCTCATCCAAAATAGACAACCAGCCACAGTAGTATtggtgaaataaaattttcggTTTTCtcatcgattatcatcatcatcatcatcataatttttgttgatcatatGATCAATTCAGTAATCTCTTGATTGTATGTTATGATAGTGAATCAATCATAAACAACTTGTTTGTCGAATATccaacttgttttttttttgtttggcaaTCAAcatgtattgatgatgacaagatTGAAAAGGAAACCACCAGGAAAATTTATATGATAATGCTACTGCTGCTATGGATGAATTAGTGCATTAATTTGTAAAATTGGTTATGCActttaatataaaaaacataACTTACatttataatatttttttttatacctctgtaaaataatttaaacCGGATATTCAATGACAAATATTTCATCTATAATGagttaatgtttttttttttctctaaaaTTAAGCCACTGCTGTCATGCCACTCATGTGTAAATAGTGGCTTATGTTCCACGTGCTCATTTGATGGAGcaaattgatttaatgttatttttgttttgtttataaaattttaattcacgaaattcaaacaatcatGTCTGCAGCAATGACAGATGTTGATAAAGATGCTGATGTGGAAAAGAATGAATACCATTCAGATGAAGAAAAGAACATCGATGACGGTGATGCAACTCAAGAATCAAAAAGCAGTAATgctaaaaagaaaaagaataaaaaaaagaaaaataaaccaaCTATTACCGAATCAAATACAGTGGCTGATGAAACACAAGAAATTTCGGATAAATTGGAATCCGAATTACAATTAGACGATGTAGAAGGTGATGCTGGTGAAGGTGCTACAGTCAAATCCAAGAAGAAACGACATcgtaaaaagaaaacaacaactactGTTCCTCTTGTACAGACCGATCCTCCATCGATTCCGATCAAAGATTTATATCCAGATGGAAATTTTCCACTTGGTGAAATTTGTGAACATCCGGTTTTGGATGAGAATACTGCCAAATATCGTATCACATCGGCCGAGAAAAAAGCCATGGATGAAGCATCTGAAGATCTATATCGTGATCTTCGATGTGCGGCTGAAGCTCATAGACAAACTCGTCAATACATGTTGAACTACATCAAACCCGGTATGACGATGATTGAGATTTGTGAACGTTTAGAAGATACGGCtcgaaaattgattgttgaaaatggACTTGAATCTGGACTAGCTTTTCCTACTGGATGTTCGTTGAATCATTGTGCCGCTCATTACACTCCGAATGCTGGTGATAAAACTGTActacaatatgatgatgtttgtaaAATCGATTTCGGTACACATGTCAATGGtcatattattgattgtgCATTCACCCTGACTTTCGATCCAAAGTATGATGAGCTTTTAAAAGCAGTGAAAGATGCCACAAACACAGGAATTCGTGAAGCGGGTATTGATGTACGACTTTGTGATATTGGAAAAGCTATACAAGAGGTTATGGAATCGTATGAGCTCGAATTGAATGGTAAAACCTATCCAATAAAATCGATTCGAAATTTGAATGGCCATTCGATTGGTCCGTATCGTATCCATGCTGGTAAAACGGTTCCAATCGTTAAAGGTGGAGAAGAAACCAAAATGGAAGAAGGTGAAGTTTATGCAATCGAGACATTTGGTTCTACTGGCCGTGGATTGGTCAACGATGATATGGAAACATCACATTAtatgaagaattttcatgTCCAACATGTGCCCTTGAGATTGGCCGGTTCAAAACAATTGTTGAAtgttatcaatcaaaatttcgGCACCTTGGCTTTCTGTCGTCGATGGCTGGATCGTTTAGGCCAAACTCGATATCTTAtgtcattgaatgatttatgTAAAAAAGGTATCATTGATCCTTATCCACCGCTTTGTGATGTTAAAGGATCATATACGGCCCAATATGAGCATACGATTGTTCTACGACCAACATACAAAGAGGTCATTTCTCGTGGTCaagattattgattgaaattgaaataataccAATTTTTCTTGCTAATCATAATTATGTTTTGTGAGTTGTTCTATTTCTatgattttattcatatatttgaagaataaattttttcttttttgagaAATAAGTCTTTtgatgtgttttttgttatggtaataaaatgaactaataataaaaagcTTGAcgaatcggaaaaaaaattcttttcttttcattcaatcatcaggATGAATTGGTAATTCGCTTcataaaacaacaattgatttgagaaaaaaaaacatgtaatacatcaacaatatcacttataatcaattcgaataattttttttgtttttgttcttttcttTAATCATACAAAACCTGCAATTGGTTTTTGTCTACGATTCAAATGagaaaatacaaaacaaaactaatTGACGAGTACCGActaaacattcatcattgctAATGAGCCTCAGGCTTTTCATTTTACtttacattttattttggctttttttttgccatcaaaaacaaaaacaaaaaacttttggacaagttttgattcgatttcaatgaatattgGGGTATACCAACGATTTaccgattcatcatcatatggccatgattatattcattcattcattcattcattcatttatatatagattgatcaatttgattcaagtCAAGTGTTCATATTCATGGATCACTTcgttgattataattaacTACCTATGTTTATGTGGccattttgtttaaaaaaaaaacttttcaagtGATCGTGTAGTTTTCCTTTGCAAACAACAGAATTTATTTAGTGCATAGATTCAATTtgcaagaatttttattggtGCTATATCATTTTAGAGAACAAAATACATTGTGATTCGAATATGAGaatatttttacatttttttttattggatgAACCATATTTATCGAAATAGATAGGAAATCgaatccatttcatttgaccACTGTCGATCGGTTGAatatttattgtttgaaGCTTGATAAAATTTCTAAAAATCGGGtggtttaaattttttttcctcaacAAAGAATGTACCATAccaatcattgtcattgttgaaaaatttttttcttactatCACAAGATGATTCTCTCGACATTTTGTAAGAAtggatttgaaatttgttttttttttgctgattttACGATAAAATTCTTGCAATGGTGGGGGAGAGGAATATAATATTGGTCAGTCACTTTTTCCACAATGAAcatttgttccatttttgttgttgttgttgttttttctttcgattcTGCTTTGATcagcaaaaagaaaaaacaaatggtcattcattgttttcatgGAATGTGTGGCCATCTATTATAgacatgaacaaaaaaaaatctacaaacaaattattgaacCGGAAATATCCATGTGTCCAGGTGTTGGCTTTACACTAATACATGAGTCAAgattatcaaaataatcaaccttgaatggtaaaaaaaaaaatagccaacAGCATCAAGTGTGATCAGCACAAACCAGcataataatatcaatgGAGCTAATGTAAATGTAATGCACAtgcaatgaaacaaaataaaacaaaacaaaaaacaaaaattatttgattgtaccaattttttgatcaacTATGCTCACCGGTGTGCTCGCGTGAccaatggtcatcattttttttcgtcattctctctctcttgctctaaatttatttttgtcaatCTTAATGTTTGCAGAGAATTCCATATTCACGAATTCATAATTCGTGTTTCAAATTAAGAATATTTCCATCTGTTCGATTAtaggtgtttttttttgttatcattgtgaatggatttttcatattttttttttgcatataaTGAACTAAACACACTGTGtatgttttgaaaatgaaaaccttGTCCCGATATAATTGatattgtcttttttttctgttcaaaaCCCATTAACTAACCATCTGGATTgttacatttatttattttttttttgttttattttgttttgtaatttcaattttgtaaTGTATGTcagcaaatgaaaaaaaaacggtaacaaaatttccaatttagATTTACCGTAAATACGAtaaatgaagagaaaaatttttcatatcatgACAGCCATCTGGTGAGCAATAAATctatttttcgtttcatcattaaaaaaaaactccagacaatttaataaatcaacaaatttaattttgtttttgctaaTTTCAGAATAAgagttcatttttttttgttgataaattttgattataattcgaattcaaaaaaatctactcgatcgattattttcaatgggTAAATATTGCAATgttaaaaataatcaattttgtgGTATTAGTTCAATTCGTGAACAGACAACGAAAACAAGAGACAATGGATTCTGTAATCATTGCTATTATAGTCGTTGTTGTGAATCCAAATCTAATGATATGaacgatgataattgtcATCGGAAATGTCCACCACCATATGATGTATTATGTTTTTATCTTAAACGTTGGTATTCACGTTTAGCCATTATTTTTGGTTATATTGCTATCATATTGATATCGTTAATATTGTTAATATGTGCTGgtttttttacaaaacattcatgatgaaaatattttttgccTACTTATTACCTACTTATATACTACTTGacataaattaaaattaaaatatgtttatttttcgttgtcATTTTAtacgataatcatcatcatcatcataaggaTTAACATATCATTTTGACTAACGGGGATTAATCGaataacaacatcaacataattTATGGATGTTTTAAAGTAAAATTGATTACATTATCAAAATGTAATCATAAACGTAATTGATTCACTTTCAATGTCCAATCATAAATGgtaactaattttttttttgcttctaaATGGTTCAAATCATTTGACTTGTAGAATTTGTAGAAAAATACATCAtttatttctgttttgtttttatttgaaaggcggtggtaaaaaaaatgcaatcaacaaatttctcattttcatttcttttgttttttgttgttggcctAGTTTTTGTTACCAATGGACAGATCACCGGAAACCAAAGTGATAATGTGGTCAAACCAGCATTCGTtacatttaatgatgaatcggCAACCAAATATCAGTATCGAATGTCCGGTGATCCACGATTAATGTATCCATATACGACCGATGATTATGTACgtgaaattaattcaatgaaacaattcCATGATCAACCATTGCCATTTCGATTACCATTCTTTGGTTTTGCTTATCATTACATTTGGATACATAAAGATGGttatgtttgtttcaatcgTGGTCTAAAAAGTTATGAATTTCCCTTATCATTCCCAGCTGTTCCAGATGATCCGGAACGTGAAGAAGATCCATCAATGATGGCTATATTTTTTGCTCATCAAGATATACCATCATCGATATCTGAATCAGGTGTATACTTACGGATCGAATTGGTTGATCAAATATCCAATCCTGATTATAAACAAATGATATTGGATAATTTCAAAGAAGCAATGGCTGGTTCGGGCGGATTCACACcgaaatttatcatcattgttacaTGGAAAAATATGACTTTCGCAAATCGACGTTATGATCGACCATTAAAAACGAATACATACCAAATGGTTATTGGTACCGATGAAAAAGATACGTTTGtctttttcaattatgaATGGATAACCTGGATAACTCATCTGGATAATTATGACGGGCTTAATGGTCCTGCCGCTTATGTTGGTTTTAATGCTGGTAATTCCACTCGTTCACATGAATTTGCACCATATTCACAGAATCCACGTATATCACTATTGCCACTCATTGGCTATGCTAACAATATTCCTGGTCGTGCCGTATTTCAAGTTCATGATGTTCTTTTCCAAGGTTCATGTGTGGATAAATCATTGGACCCAACATTGCCCGATCGTATGGGTCTAACTACATCAGTAAATTATATCAGCAGTCTTGGTGGAGAATTGCTTGAAGTAACTGGACCTTGTTTTTGGCCTAACAGCCGAATAACTTGCCGTTTTGATTCTATTTTGGTCAAAGGCCATTATTTATCGACCAATGTGGCCATCTGTGTGACACCGTTGATTATGTTTGAAGGATTTGTCGACCTGATTGTTactgttgatgataaaaccTATTTCTACACCCGAATGTATATCCGTAAGTTCATCATTTGTCAGTCGTGTTATCATGAATCTAATTGCTTCTAGTCTAGAATCTCCAGAAAGTCGCCGAGAATTTGATGTTTGGGTTGATCCGactgaattgattgaaaaaaatcctgaTACAATCGATGAAGAACCTGAACAAATATTGACAATAAAATGGAAGACCGATATTGGTGATGAGAAAGATCCAGTTACTATCGGCATATGGGCTTATCAAGAATTGGATCAAACTCTATATCCAAGGGTCTATTGGATTCTCGATTTGACTCGTGATGCAACCAATAGTGGTGAATATCAATTAGACCTGAATCAATTGCCTTCATTTGATCACCTAAAGcgttatgattatcattttggttttattGGGGTAAACATAACCGGACGAGAGCTATCCATGACTGAATGGAGTCAACCAATGCCTTTAGGATGGCTACTTCGACATTATTGGCGTCGTGAATTCGGTCAAACTAAATGGCAGCGAAATTTTTGCCAAAAATGGTTCGAACGGGAAGATcagaatgaatattttgcTACCACATTGTTTCGTTGTCCATGTACTTTGGCTCAAGCGTTACATGATAAAGGCCGATTTGCTCCTGATGAACGAtgtaatgttgttgataagaAATGTGATCAACGCCATTTGGGCGCTCAACATTGTGTTCGTACAGCAAGACCATCGTATGtcattgtttcaaatatttgttgattaattCATTGTTAATATTCAATTCTTATGGCTAGAATTGGTGGATCCGGCCAACAATGCTgctatgatgattatggagAATTAATTCGTAGTGCTGATACTATGTATTCTGGCAGGCCATCACGAACATTCATTTATGGAAAACATCCATTCAAGATGCAAATGCAGGTTTGTGACTTTCTAATCATTAGCTaacaaattaatttaatcttttttttttgctttcattttgaaaagaCACCTACATTGTCTTATTGGCAACATGATGTGATGCCATTCTACTATTGCTGTAAATGGCAACCCAAAGAAGATGATAGCGAAACTTGCATGATGTTTAACTATTTTCGAACGACACAGGATTGTAGTTCATATCAACCACCAGCCATAGCATCTGTTTTTGGTGATCCACATATCATAACGTTCGATCGAACAAATTATACTTTCAATGGTCGCGGTGAATATTCTCTTGTTCATGCTAACAATCCAATACATAAACTTGATATACATGGACGTTTTGAAAGGCTACCTGGTCACGTTAATGCTACTCAATTGACTGCCGTATCTGTACGAGACAATGTCTCATCGATTGTTGAATTTCGTATTAGACCCGATGGCTGCCGTTGgttcaatcaaatatttatcattGCTGATAAAGAATATCTCTACTATTGGGATGATAATATGCGTACGATACATACACGTGGTGTGAGCATCTATCAACCTTCTGGCATTCGTAACATGTCACATTTGATTGCCATGTTTGATTCTGGTGCTGGTGTTGAAGTGTTGGTCAACAGCGCAGGAACTTTAACCATGCATGTATACCTACCGTTGACTTATGTGAATTCTACACAAGGTTTACTTGGTTATTATTCCAATGATccgaatgatgatttcatgcTTCCAAATGGTTGGATATTTACAAACGGACAAgacaaaaatatcaaacgAATTCATGAAGAATTTGGTATTAAATATCGTTTGCTCGAAACTGCTCAACAGAATATTTCACagtcattgttttttcatgatgTTCTCACTCATtcacaatatgatgatgtaaaattTCTTCcacaatttgatttggatcCAAAAGAACTGgaacatttgaatgatgttgatcGAATCTGTTCGAATTCATTGGCATGTCAATTCGATTATCTAGCCACTGGTGATAGTGGATTTGCTgagaatacaaaaaaagaagaagcaATCGCCGAAAACATGTATTTAATTATTGCAGAATCAATTATTCGATGTCCAGCATTGAATAAACCGATAAATGGCCGTAAAAGTGAAAATCGTTATTGGCCCGGTACTATTGTTCGATTCAGTTGTTTGGATGGATATCGCCTTCTAGGCTACGAAGTACGTCGATGTCGTGAAGATGGCCTCTGGAGTTGGGGAGAGGATCCATTTTGTATGCCTGTAATACAATATAATATTCAGCTTTTATTCACTTATCTCATACCGATTATCGTAACATTTTTGGCAATATATATGGCtatattttttctcaaacatcgtcaacaacagaagcataaaatgaacaacactTCACAGAGACGACATTGGTTATTGTCTCGGCTAATGTCAAATTTTACCAATACCTCACAATATGGTGGACGATCATCCTATATTACCggtgataatgttgatcaattgatcgatGCTAATCGTTTGAACGAGTTAACAAATTCACCACATGCTGATCAAATTGACCACGAAAGCACTGATGACCAAAATGACGAAGATGATATACAGCAGTCTAATGTagcaccgccaccaccaacTGTTCCACCACCGTCAATAGAACATgaacaatcattcaataattttgtttctccATTCTATCGACAAAATACGACTAATGAATCAGAAGATTCAGATAAAGCTATTCTTGTTTGAATggctttctttttttcagaatagtaataataaaactacTCTATATATTAATAAATCTTCCATTTTGTAATTTAAATGTGtgtttaaatttaaattctttaGTTGACAATGTTGACTAAAACCTAAGTAATGATCAGTTTGggtttcttcttcttcttcatttcttctgcttcttgttcattttcagttTCAAATTTTCGGATACATTTGTTGAACCAAGTAATAGTCCATGTCAAACACGATGGtacatttttgaataaaataattgtGTTTTCTACTTTATGATAATTAAATAAACGGTTAAAATAGATTCAAAGAAATGCATTAGATTGTGTTCCAATTAAATAAACGAACATTGTTAACAATGATTACAAGTCAAACACGATACTGTTTTTCAGTTTTGACATTGAATATGTTCATTCAATGTGTTGTGCGCCAAAATCACTATATAtcttaaattttcaaacagtcaattcaatgataattcttTATACGTTTAGTTTTATTGCTTTGGTTCGATAGaactttgtgtgtgtgtgtgcatgtgttttttattgaaaacgATTTTCGTGCAAAAGAATCATCAAGAAATTCTTAATCCCCATGTTCAATCACATTtctgaatttgatgatgatgatgagtaatTCATGCATCATCTACATTTCAcctatttttgttatttttcaacCAGCTATAACcaatttttcaaagtttggcaaatcaaacaaataatgatgaaattcgtAATGTTAATGAATATTGTCATCAGGTGGATGATTCAGGTTGCCAATTATTTCGAACCAATTATTATGGAATTAAAAGGCCTCGCGCTGCCTTCGCCCTTTCCGCTACAACAGGGCCAGCAGCTCAAAGCATGCTATTGAACAAATGTAAACGTCATACATGAACATCTGATTGTTGcatcgaatgatgaaaaaattatttcgtATGAATATACATAATTGGTGACCCTtgtgataaatttttaaaaaaaaaaaaaattgaaaattatgcatcatcaacattacaTCAATCGTACGTTCATCATTCTCGAATTATGGATAAACGAGTTTAAGTgtgttattttgtttgtaatttgTAAACTTTGtcatttcaattctattGTCATATCTTTGAATTTgtaatttaattgaaatttttttttcaaatcaattaagGGTTAAATCTACTTTATGATCCAACCCGGAAACTTGGTTAAAAACTTACCATTCCGATTGGCCGGTATTTGTACTATCACATAGCATCTCGTTTACCAAGTAAAGTTGCTGAAAGCATTTCCGATATTTTGAAATTCGATTATAAAAAAGGCATGTATGAAACGTTAATCGAACGTTATACGCCATTGAATTGCAAAATGGACATCGAAAACCGTCAAAATACATCAATTTGAGCCAAGACAACTTTCCGATAGACGTAATAATTGTTGCAAAATGTCCCACCAATCGTAGCAGCGGCAACTGAAGAATCAGCCAATGCATTAAAcatcaaaatggaaaaaaaaccattttttaaaatttattatcatcattacctacaattgaattgaatgttttttcttgcaaTTCTTTGCTaa encodes:
- the Bcat gene encoding branched chain amino acid transaminase, translating into MILSTQFSSTSTIIVRRIRQYLFRSTTNIMTVINHNCNHSIVYKESSNFLHSSPRFWLNDESSLKKQQLLLSCRKFSNQVHYNQIQLEPCPNSFKATDAIVEILDSKDRSEKPDWNNLVFGQHCSDHMVEIHWNQSDGWQTPRIVPVHPFCLHPFAKVFHYAPEIFEGMKAYRGLDGRIRIFRPELNMKRMRLSAARVCLPDFDGQQLIELMKKLLIIDDEWVPPYESNASLYIRPTMIATDEALGVSPATKCILFVVTGPVGPYFSTGFKPVSLLADPKYVRAWQGGSGDRKLGSNYAPTMLVQKEANKQGLQQVLWLYGPDHELTEVGTMNIFMLMKDPEGKRQLITPPLTEGLILPGVTRQSLIELVRSWNEIEVIERVIPMAEVKQLLAENRLLEMFGAGTACIVCPIGQILFEQQMLNIPGHEFTLKLFKELLDIQYGVKEYGNWVQTIGST
- the und gene encoding methionyl aminopeptidase und, whose amino-acid sequence is MSAAMTDVDKDADVEKNEYHSDEEKNIDDGDATQESKSSNAKKKKNKKKKNKPTITESNTVADETQEISDKLESELQLDDVEGDAGEGATVKSKKKRHRKKKTTTTVPLVQTDPPSIPIKDLYPDGNFPLGEICEHPVLDENTAKYRITSAEKKAMDEASEDLYRDLRCAAEAHRQTRQYMLNYIKPGMTMIEICERLEDTARKLIVENGLESGLAFPTGCSLNHCAAHYTPNAGDKTVLQYDDVCKIDFGTHVNGHIIDCAFTLTFDPKYDELLKAVKDATNTGIREAGIDVRLCDIGKAIQEVMESYELELNGKTYPIKSIRNLNGHSIGPYRIHAGKTVPIVKGGEETKMEEGEVYAIETFGSTGRGLVNDDMETSHYMKNFHVQHVPLRLAGSKQLLNVINQNFGTLAFCRRWLDRLGQTRYLMSLNDLCKKGIIDPYPPLCDVKGSYTAQYEHTIVLRPTYKEVISRGQDY
- the LOC124495880 gene encoding uncharacterized protein LOC124495880 produces the protein MGKYCNVKNNQFCGISSIREQTTKTRDNGFCNHCYYSRCCESKSNDMNDDNCHRKCPPPYDVLCFYLKRWYSRLAIIFGYIAIILISLILLICAGFFTKHS